The genomic region ggattttttaataaatgtgttttttgttttatgtggagaaaatgcacaagaagaaaaaaattttgcgccaccttgtataataaagtgtatacGGAGCAAATGCACAAGActgcagcaaaaaaaatatttttttttatttaatacaaaaattgttcaaacaaaaaattggatgattaattttgagccaccttatATAATAAggtttatatggagaaaatccacaagaccgccagcaaaaaattaacttttatatttaataaaaaaattgttgaaaaaaaaattggatgattaattttgcgccacctagtataataaagtttatataaagaaaatgcacaagagtgcagcaaaaaattttttaataaaaaagttggatgattagttttgctccaccttgtataataaagtgtaagttaaaAGCGGCTTTAAATTCAGGTTGAttgttaatatttgttttttgttctatgtggaaaaaatgcacaagaccgccagcaaaataaggtatttttttttttaatttaataaaaaggttGCTcaaattccaaaacaaaattgggtgattaattttgcgccaccttgtataataaaGTTTATATGAAGAAGATGCACAAGAGtgcagcaaaaaattttttaataaaaaagttggatcattaattttgcgccaccttgtataataaagtgtaaacTAAAAGCGGCTTAAAATTCAGgtggatttttattattatttgtgttttgtttcatgTGGAAGAAATCCACAAGACCGCccgcaaaaaaaagtattttttttaatttaataaaaaggttgttcaaaaaaaaaaaggatgattaattttgtgccaccttgtataataaagttaatatgaagaaaatgcacaagactgcagcaaaaaaagttcttttatttaataaaaaatataataaactgcAAGAGGCGTAAAATTCACGTTCatttttgaatatgtttttttttgacgcTGCTatccattttcttccatataatgaACGTCCGACGTCtttttatatagagaaaatgcacaagactgcaaaaacaaaagttgTCCATAATCAAAGCGATTTTCGGAACACTTCCAACTGGCCCTCTTTCATACACAAACCAAAAGAGCTACCTACTcgaaatttttacaaagttctaaaaattccgatcacaaaatttgaaatattgatgaaaattcGTTGaattcgttgaatttttttaagttttgcataaagtttgaaattttaagttgtatattacttttataaaaatataaaaaaataataataaaattaatataataaatagtcaaaactttgccaCACATCccactgctattattgtgcacACAGGCGTATGTAGGTACAGCTTCATTTCAGCCGTTGCCTAAGCTTCCTAACGTTTCACTCCAAATAAATTTGGTATTGATTTGATTTTCTTGCGCGAGCAATTCAAATAGTCTTTGTACATATCCGAGCGCAGATAACGGGAATATGAATCGCTCTTCATGAGATGATAGACGTGCGCTGCGGCCACATCAAAGCACCAGCGATTTGGACCGTTAACCGCATTCACTGCCTCGCGTGCCAATTCCACCGATTTGGAATCGACGTTCACTGGGCAGGGTGCTTCGGGTGCTAGAAATTCTTGCCAGATTTTCTGTATTGCTTCCTTGATTTCAGATTGCGGTAATGTCTTCATTTGCTGCACCGATTCCCAGAACCTTCGGagtgtgaaaaaaattgcattgtcaaaaaatttgaagtatACAAATCTGCAACAGACAACAATTAAAATTCATGACATACTTTAAGTTCTCGCCACTATATTCCTTTTCGAGAAATTTCGAGAATTGTTCACGCCCAACTGGATCGTTAAGTAGCTCACGTAAACTGAAACCCCAACGCTTGACGCGGCGCAATGGAACCTCTTTGCTGTGGATGAGAAAAAATAATgttagaaaattttgaattttggaatgagttaaaaagatttttaacgCTCTAATGCATAAGAATTTAGGGCCCCCTCAGAGTTGTAAGTTATGTGGGTGCGATGTGcatcctttgttgggtgttgtTCTATAAATTCGAAGACCCTATAGTTCTTTTGTCGTCCCCGAACGGCCCGAGGCTGTTTAAGAATGGCTTTTTCAATCCAGAAATAGACAACAAAAGACAACAACAAAGGCATCGAAGACGACAAAGTGTGGAGTGGAAATAGCAAAATGGGCTTGaaatgttgaattgtttccatttGACAGACTATAAGCCCAGCATTTGAAGGTATCCGGACGATACTAATGACCTATCTCCACTAGACCCACTATCCTAATACCCTTTTTTTTGAACCGACGCCATCGAAACAGCACTTTTTTAGGCCTACCCTtagaggtaatgacgtcgaccATTCGGCAGGGCTTGATAAATTGCTACAACAACCACATACATATCCATTTCTCTGAAGTTTCATTGCTCTAAAAACTTAACTAGAAGACTAGGAGAGGCTGTATGCAATTCTATGGATGcctttatatacaaatatttatgaaaaaaatcaatttatcaATGCAGTTAATCAGAAGTACTTACGAATTTCGTTCCGCATCCCACATTTCAGTGCTGTCTGTTTGCCAGGGATTGGGTAGCTCTGGCGATGTAATAAAGTAATCGAATTCATTGTATTGCTCGTAGTAGGCAACCAGACTGAATTAGAAAGAATAAAaggaatacatatttttatcattttttaataatcgacTTTTTCTAATTActaatacctatgtatgtacaataataaaataactagtttaatgcaaaattttaatagctCAGTTAACCGACTTAGTTTTGGTATGAACTACATCGCGCgtaattaatttgtttctgataaactttttacttaataaaaaaatgctttggagtgatgggaatctttattttgagtttATAGCGACCCGTTGcttatttgtttgtatactacagctgttcacaaatgtcaaacatAATATGATAATTAGATGAGAAGCCGTTTGCAAAAATGATTAACCTTCCGATGGGGCGTTTAATTTTGGGCCACCCCATATAGGTAAACGGCGAAAAGCTTATAAGAAAATCACCTACATATAACGTTTTGCTAACCTATAACAATACAGCTCACTTTATCTTATTGATAAACACATTTTCTTGATATCTAAGGCTTGTTAAACTctcgcatatatttttttacttagtctTGCTATtaattctttgacaaattttacaatgcgtacggcgagaacaaatccacagaaaaaagttccgtttgtctttttcttgttcctatgcattgtctactcatggAAGCTAAGAAAAATCGCTTTGctgtgattgcattacaaaagtgtggtaaaagtgcaagagAGATTTACGCTCGaccaatcgtttttcccaaatatttgaagtgacagacagaaaaagatgAGTTCATCCTCGCGtagttcgaaccagtgcagccaaaAACGACTTTCCAGAACGGATTCGCAGAAATCCTCTCAGAAAGCACAAAGTCATattccagggaaatgaatgtacatATCTACCAGAGCAATCTCCACATGAAAGGCCTCTGCCGCTCAACTGGtaattttttgacaacaccactgAAGAAAACtagacagatgcaagcagcttctttggAGGCACGCGGTCATGAAAATGTTGCTTTCATAAATGAGCAAagcaaacgacaaaatctatgctaaaacttctaaagacgtaaaaaatgttgttccacgtattcagcgtggccaccatccagcctgcGTAATGGTTTGATGCGGAGTGTTTTGTACCAGAGCATGTCTTAGAAGAAGtgcatctttcagcaagactccGCTCCAACACATAAAGCAAAACCCCCACAGCACTGACTAAAACATTATTCCTTGGTTCATAGCCGCaaaagattggccgtctggatcTAAGTCCATTGGACTACTTTTTGTAGTTAGGATTGGAGAGCAAGGCCTGTCGAGGACTTCAccgaaatttggagagtctcaaacaatcatTGGTTCAAATCGTGACGTCAACATCCAGCTGAAGGGCCTAATCGTTTTAAGGCGTGTGAAAAGGCAAATGGCGACCatattgaatgaaaattatttttttttaatatttacaagattaaataaaactaaattcattaaaaaaaagtattataatttcatatcttttTCATATCTATAAGGGACTTAACTTATAACACAACTTATGGcaaaactaatatttatttaatattcgtTATATCTATAATTTCGTTATATTTACCGAGTATCGAAACCTCTATAAAATGAGAAAtgcataattttcataaatcggGGTAAAACTCTTCACTTCAAAACATATTTGACTCTTTTAATTGCAGTTTTGTTGCGTAGGCAAATCGGCTACCACTTCacaagataaaaaattttgacctTTGAAACAAGACTGACAATACGCGTTGCTAGGGGGATCTTAGTTTATTCAGAGGCTTTTTAGGGTTCAgggccctttttgggtgtttgactgagctccttctcctatttgtggcgtgcgtcttaatgttgttccacaaatggagggacctacagtttcaagccgactccgaatggcagatatttttatgaggagcttttttatgccaaaaatatactcggaggcttgccattccctgctgaggggcgaccgctattagaaagaacttgtttctattattttggtgATTCATGCATGGAGGTTCGAACCCATGCAGTCCAAATgttagtcatgcaccaacctattcggctgcAACGAATATTTCCATGCTCAAAATTTCTTCGCTATATCTCTGCAGGAATTCGTGTATAGAAAATTTCTCAACATGGGGGGTTTTTTAGGGTACTCAGAACACATTTAGTTTGTTTAGTATTCATTTCAGATTTCATCGCGATTACTTTGTTGTACTTTTCACTCTCTACAATAGGAATCAATCGCTTTaagattaaaaaagaaaaaaataccaaaaaataacTTACGCCTCTGCCGCCTTCGACACCTTGATTGTGCGTCGCTCGAGTTTCTGCTTGCGTAGCGCAATCACGCGCGTCACCTGTTCGACAGGGTTCTTGGCCACAGCACCGCCGGAAGTGCCCGAACCGTGACCACCACGGCGATAGGCTTTCTTAATATCGATTTCGGTGGTATTTACACAGCCAGGCATTGGACGATGCACATCCCAGAAAGCGCGCTCTTGCGAATCCAGTACCTTCCGTTCCAGTTTATCACGTTTTTTCGCCACTTTACTTTGCGACTCCGCCTGAGCGATACAAGTCAATTAGAGTTTGGGATTAATTCAAAGACAATTGCATACTAAGTCGATGCATACCTGCATGAAAATGAATTCCCATTTGCGTGAGAACATTTTCTGTAGCTTAGCCAAATTTTCCGCTTCATAATCAGCTAATTCCAGTCGAGTTTTGTTCTGCATTGTACGTTTGcacagatacacagcataatcGGTGTTTTCGGGTTCCCAGCAATTCGATGGCCAGAAGTAGGGTGTTtgaaatctaaaataaaaaataaatatttatacttgATTTAAGCAACTCCTGCTTATTTAAAGCTATGAATGAGCTTTTGCAGCTGTAACctgcctaaaagtatgctttAAAATAATGCATATCTTAATCGAATAAATCTTTTGCCGTACATAGAGCACTTTTATAGAGTAGTACATCCATTTCCACTTACCTATAAAATGTGCCATCATTTTTCACTGTCAGCTGATGATCATCAATGGGAAAAATGTAGCCATGCGAGGCAAGTAGATGCGCAAAATGTAGTGCCTCGGTCACATCTTCAACATCGAGATTCTTTAGTATCCAGGCGACTAAATCGGCACCGGTAAACACCGAGGGAACTTTGCTCATAAATGCTTTTACTGTACGCACCGCTACACCCGTTGATTCTGCCTGCATCTTCTCGATGATTGCCTCCATCTGTGTAGtggaaaaaaacttttgaatcgCAAAATTTAAATCTTTCTTTTTCGTTTATGCTTcagaatatatataaaaaaaattattagtattCCTAAGTTGATTAAGTTTCTTGGTTGTTTCACAATGAAAGTTAGTTGTTTTATAAAGTCCTTCAATCTACCAAAGTAGAAGTACGCGCAACTCATAATGCTCCCTAAGGACAAACTGAGAATGCCTATATGCAGGTCTGAGAGGTCACACTCAGATTGTGTAGCCATCTGCGCAGGATTGATATATGGTCCACTGACACTTGTAGTTTCTGGAACCAGCCCCGGAGATTCCAGCAGATTTCCTTCTCGAGTGTGATGCTTTAGCGCGAAGATGGATGAGATATCTTGGCCGGATGAGGCCAGAAAAAAGGCACATATGCTcagcccaacccagctctaGCTCAGGTTTACTAAAGGAACTGGGTATAGATCGGGCACTATGATGAGTAGTGAACATAAAAGCTCATGAGGTCGAAGTTCAAACCTCATTTTCATTCCATTCATTTccaagtattaatttttttaagaaaaaatctcTCATATCTTCTGTAgtctattaataaattttcaaatccttctttataaaaataattctgaCACTTTGGTAGTTTTCTCATGAATTCTTAAAGTACGTTTTCTTCATAAATATATCGTACAAAGGGCAAGGTTTAATCCTAATATTTGGAGGAATAAAATTTCTGTTAAACCACCTGCGGCTTAGTTTTTGGAGTCTTGGGTATGGCGGAGTTTTTCAGTTATTATTACGCGCTACAGAAGGTTAATTCAAAATGCATATAAGTTGAGTGGTGATAATTTTCTCAAACAGCTTGAAAATTTTTAGGACTGAGTCGACAGGTCGTATGAGTAATATTGACAAAGATACAAGGGgaggtccaaaataaacaagacggGCATTGTTGGGAACCGCTGTAATGAATAGAACCCAGCACTTTGACTTTGCAATTTCTTTCGTTTTGTTATCATTTACAGTCATTTACACTCAATGCATacttatattacatacatacacacataccaatTAAGCGCTCTCATTTTAATCATTTTGCCTATTACTTATATTCGTTTCTAATTTACTGTAACAtcttgtacatacatttttgctaTATAAGGTCCTACTCAACTTATGTACATtaccattagaaaaaatatactagcGAAATAAAGTGAATTCGAAGTCAAGACAAATCAGTCTTCCGACTCAAAcagtttttgatggcgccatctttttaatgagttagtgcgttggaagttacatccctagctgacttccagtgataGCTTGGTAACATTCGGTTTattggaagcgaagttattgcgtctaaagtgttagAATGCTTGTataatcggtacaaaaatgagtctcGAGCAAAGAATTATTaccaaattttgatttaaaatcagtaaaatgTTTACCGAGCCAtctgaattgatgaaaaaagtttgtggCGATAATTGTCTATCtcatgccagagttcatgagagGTTTACATGTTTCAGAGAAGATTGGCAATGAACAAAATTGGttatcaccgaaaactccatcgaaattgttcgtaaatttatccaaaaatgaaccgaaatcatccttacaatggaatcggagttgaatatctccaaatcatcgatttatcgcattttaactgactATTTGGACTGACGAATGTTCTGTGCACTCCTGTGCCTAATTTTCCCACTCAATTCTACTCTtgtgactaattttttgactagaaattgcattttaaccatcaataacTCGTCGTATTCACCTGATGTGGCTCCCTAAAACgtttacctattcggaaaattgcatttcgccatgaaaggaaaacgttttgcgtccgtagagtccatccaaaggcttgtaccgatatcttgaaggacattccggtcaatgacctgaaacacgctttcgaaaaacttttagatCGCTCAAAACGGTGTATCAAGACCAGCGAGaactgttttgaataaataaactcgaagttactagaacaaagctcctgtcgtttctatttttgctcagtcttgtttattttggacttcaccatgTATTGAAGACTTTAAAATGCTTCTGGTGATtccaaatattgttttttataaggaCGTTACTGCTTCCTCTGTCAGTGATGCGGCGAACTTGTTCGTTGATTTCTTCTCATCTGATGAAGATATTCAGGAAAAACATTTGGCAGGCAATCGCCATAATTTCTTGAGGGAATTGTCTTCTACAGTTGACTTCGgttcacttttttctttcagATGATGATACCATTGAAGGATTTTTAAGGATTAAAAACTGTTCTCAATCGGATGTCGATGGTGTTTCTATAACTTTGCTTAGAAATTGCCGCTCTATCCTTGACTGA from Anastrepha obliqua isolate idAnaObli1 chromosome 2, idAnaObli1_1.0, whole genome shotgun sequence harbors:
- the LOC129238471 gene encoding regulator of G-protein signaling 7, yielding MVTMTSEVDKTQTTIVMAAKSAAENVAITNNSMQSEELTQRHHSTLEGVDGVDGIAGTGNANSVTGNNINEAKAAANAPPTTNLATTVTNLKPLELSSVTISIELASEDESSTAATPASGVEASVSITTAPVTPATPTTPTTPTTQQAVTPKAPTSPIAAVAADIPTATATDTAPMSPTETAIELVATTTLANTVAAVSETTVTAAIKSDSTTTISECIVACSKENSNNTDITTSTATSATHATYVTLVTGAGTSSTAASTAITTAASVTATTASTTKVSFSVNSATNSTTSNSTCTSSTNSTSSVTSISAPAAAGGGVTGNGSESGNSANLSVGGSHHHHQHQHHHQSQHQQNSQHGKSSAGSGSGNGGGADGSHNLMLGAKASLTATAISNQPLQRRNEDAPNILVYKKMEAIIEKMQAESTGVAVRTVKAFMSKVPSVFTGADLVAWILKNLDVEDVTEALHFAHLLASHGYIFPIDDHQLTVKNDGTFYRFQTPYFWPSNCWEPENTDYAVYLCKRTMQNKTRLELADYEAENLAKLQKMFSRKWEFIFMQAESQSKVAKKRDKLERKVLDSQERAFWDVHRPMPGCVNTTEIDIKKAYRRGGHGSGTSGGAVAKNPVEQVTRVIALRKQKLERRTIKVSKAAEALVAYYEQYNEFDYFITSPELPNPWQTDSTEMWDAERNSKEVPLRRVKRWGFSLRELLNDPVGREQFSKFLEKEYSGENLKFWESVQQMKTLPQSEIKEAIQKIWQEFLAPEAPCPVNVDSKSVELAREAVNAVNGPNRWCFDVAAAHVYHLMKSDSYSRYLRSDMYKDYLNCSRKKIKSIPNLFGVKR